Proteins encoded in a region of the Pseudomonas sp. PDNC002 genome:
- the trxB gene encoding thioredoxin-disulfide reductase: MSEVKHSRLIILGSGPAGYTAAVYAARANLKPVVITGIQPGGQLTTTTEVDNWPGDVEGLTGPSLMDRMQQHAQRFDTEIVYDHIHTAELQQKPFTLKGDSGTYTCDALIIATGASAQYLGMPSEEAFMGKGVSACATCDGFFYRNQVVCVVGGGNTAVEEALYLSNIAKEVHLIHRRDKLRSEKILQDKLFEKAKNGNVRLHWNTTLDEVLGDNMGVVGVRLKDAESGETRQLDLAGVFIAIGHKPNTDLFKGQLEMHDGYLKIKGGSEGNATLTSIDGVFAAGDVADHVYRQAITSAGAGCMAALDAEKFLDDN; encoded by the coding sequence ATGAGTGAAGTCAAGCATTCGCGCCTGATCATCCTGGGCTCCGGTCCCGCGGGCTACACCGCGGCCGTGTATGCCGCGCGCGCAAACCTCAAGCCTGTTGTCATCACCGGTATCCAACCCGGCGGTCAGCTGACCACCACCACCGAGGTCGACAACTGGCCTGGCGACGTCGAGGGCCTGACCGGTCCTTCCCTGATGGATCGCATGCAGCAGCACGCCCAGCGTTTCGATACCGAGATCGTCTACGACCACATCCATACCGCCGAGTTGCAGCAAAAGCCCTTCACCCTCAAGGGTGACAGCGGTACCTATACCTGCGATGCGCTGATCATCGCCACCGGCGCCTCCGCCCAGTACCTGGGCATGCCGTCGGAAGAAGCTTTCATGGGCAAGGGCGTCTCCGCCTGCGCCACCTGTGACGGTTTCTTCTACCGCAACCAGGTCGTCTGCGTGGTCGGCGGCGGCAATACCGCCGTGGAAGAGGCGCTGTACCTGTCCAACATCGCCAAGGAAGTCCACCTGATCCACCGCCGCGACAAGCTGCGCTCGGAGAAGATCCTGCAGGACAAGCTGTTCGAAAAAGCCAAGAACGGCAACGTGCGCCTGCACTGGAACACCACCCTGGACGAGGTCCTGGGCGACAACATGGGTGTCGTCGGCGTGCGCCTGAAGGACGCCGAAAGCGGCGAAACCCGTCAGCTGGACCTGGCCGGCGTGTTCATCGCCATTGGCCACAAGCCCAACACCGACCTGTTCAAGGGCCAACTGGAAATGCATGACGGCTACCTGAAGATCAAGGGTGGCTCCGAAGGCAACGCGACCCTGACCAGCATCGACGGCGTGTTCGCCGCCGGCGACGTGGCTGACCACGTCTACCGCCAGGCGATCACCTCCGCCGGCGCGGGCTGCATGGCCGCGCTGGACGCCGAAAAGTTCCTCGACGACAACTGA
- the ftsK gene encoding DNA translocase FtsK, protein MKDTTASHAAAWRQQLHYRLKEGALIALGALCLYLWMALLTYDPSDPGWSHSSHVEQVQNAAGRLGALSADILFMVLGYFAYLFPLLLAVKTYQVFRKRHMPWEWSGWLFSWRLIGLVFLVLSGSALAYIHFHTTGSHMPATAGGALGESLGQLGINALNVQGSTLLFLALFLFGMTVFADLSWFKVMDVTGKITLDLFELIHNATNRWWSARSEHKQLVAQLREVDERVAEVAAPIVADRREQAKVKERLIEREEALVKSVQEREKRVAPKIDVPPPPTKPAEPSKRVLKEKQAPLFVDTAVEGTLPPLSILDPASEKKQSYSPESLEAMSRLLEIKLKEFGVEVIVESVHPGPVITRFEIQPAAGVKVSRISNLAKDLARSLAVISVRVVEVIPGKTTVGIEIPNEDRQMVRFSEVLMTPEYDEHKSTVPLALGHDIGGHPIITDLAKMPHLLVAGTTGSGKSVGVNAMLLSILFKSTPEEARLIMIDPKMLELSIYEGIPHLLCPVVTDMKEAANALRWSVAEMERRYKLMAAMGVRNLAGFNRKVKDAEEAGTPLTDPLYRRESMEDEAPLLQTLPTIVVVVDEFADMMMIVGKKVEELIARIAQKARAAGIHLILATQRPSVDVITGLIKANIPTRIAFQVSSKIDSRTILDQGGAEQLLGHGDMLYLPPGTGLPIRVHGAFVSDDEVHRVVEAWKLRGAPNYIEDILAGADEGGGGSFEGGGGGEGSEGSEDDPLYDEAVRFVTESRRASISAVQRKLKIGYNRAARMIEAMEMAGVVTAMNTNGSREVIAPAPIRD, encoded by the coding sequence TTGAAGGACACCACAGCAAGCCATGCCGCCGCCTGGCGCCAGCAACTGCATTACCGTCTGAAGGAAGGGGCCCTGATCGCGCTCGGCGCGCTCTGCCTTTACCTGTGGATGGCATTGCTCACCTACGATCCGTCTGATCCGGGCTGGAGCCATTCCAGTCACGTCGAACAGGTGCAGAACGCTGCTGGCCGACTGGGGGCGTTGAGCGCCGACATCCTGTTCATGGTGCTGGGCTACTTTGCCTACCTGTTCCCGCTGCTGCTGGCGGTGAAGACCTACCAGGTCTTCCGCAAGCGACACATGCCCTGGGAGTGGAGTGGCTGGCTGTTCTCCTGGCGCTTGATCGGCCTGGTGTTCCTGGTGCTCTCCGGCTCTGCGCTGGCCTATATCCATTTCCACACCACGGGCAGCCACATGCCGGCCACGGCTGGTGGCGCCTTGGGTGAAAGCCTGGGTCAACTGGGCATCAATGCATTGAACGTGCAGGGCAGTACGCTGCTGTTCCTCGCGCTGTTCCTGTTCGGCATGACGGTGTTCGCCGACCTGTCCTGGTTCAAGGTCATGGACGTCACCGGCAAGATCACCCTCGATCTCTTCGAACTGATCCACAACGCCACCAATCGCTGGTGGAGCGCCCGCAGCGAGCACAAACAACTCGTCGCCCAGTTGCGCGAGGTAGACGAGCGCGTCGCTGAAGTCGCCGCGCCCATCGTTGCCGACCGCCGCGAGCAGGCCAAGGTCAAGGAACGCCTGATCGAGCGCGAGGAGGCGCTGGTCAAGAGCGTGCAGGAGCGCGAAAAACGCGTCGCACCGAAAATCGATGTCCCGCCGCCACCCACCAAGCCGGCCGAGCCGAGCAAGCGCGTACTGAAGGAAAAACAGGCGCCGCTGTTCGTCGACACCGCCGTGGAAGGTACGCTGCCGCCCCTGTCGATCCTCGACCCGGCCTCGGAAAAGAAGCAGAGCTATTCACCCGAATCCCTGGAGGCCATGTCGCGCCTGCTGGAGATCAAGCTCAAGGAGTTCGGCGTCGAAGTCATCGTCGAATCCGTGCATCCGGGCCCGGTAATTACCCGTTTCGAAATTCAGCCCGCTGCGGGCGTGAAGGTCAGCCGTATCTCCAACCTGGCCAAGGACCTGGCGCGCTCGCTGGCGGTAATCAGCGTGCGCGTGGTGGAAGTCATCCCTGGCAAGACCACCGTCGGTATCGAGATTCCCAACGAAGACCGGCAGATGGTGCGCTTCTCCGAAGTGTTGATGACCCCGGAGTACGACGAACACAAGTCCACCGTGCCGCTGGCCCTGGGCCACGATATCGGCGGTCATCCGATCATCACCGACCTGGCGAAGATGCCGCACCTGCTGGTGGCCGGTACCACCGGTTCCGGTAAGTCGGTGGGCGTGAACGCCATGCTGCTGTCGATCCTGTTCAAGTCCACGCCGGAAGAGGCGCGCCTGATCATGATCGACCCGAAGATGCTGGAACTGTCGATCTACGAAGGCATTCCGCACCTGCTCTGCCCGGTCGTCACCGACATGAAGGAAGCCGCCAACGCCCTGCGCTGGAGCGTGGCGGAGATGGAGCGCCGCTACAAACTCATGGCCGCCATGGGCGTGCGGAACCTCGCCGGCTTCAACCGCAAGGTGAAGGACGCAGAAGAGGCCGGCACGCCGCTGACCGACCCGTTGTACCGTCGCGAGAGCATGGAAGACGAAGCGCCGCTGCTGCAGACCCTGCCGACCATCGTGGTCGTCGTGGACGAATTCGCCGACATGATGATGATCGTCGGCAAGAAGGTGGAAGAACTGATCGCCCGTATCGCCCAGAAGGCGCGCGCGGCGGGCATCCACCTGATCCTGGCTACACAGCGTCCATCGGTGGACGTGATCACCGGCCTGATCAAGGCGAACATCCCGACCCGTATTGCTTTCCAGGTCTCCAGCAAGATCGACTCGCGCACCATTCTCGATCAGGGTGGCGCCGAGCAACTGCTGGGCCACGGCGACATGCTCTACCTGCCGCCGGGCACCGGCCTGCCGATCCGCGTTCATGGCGCCTTCGTTTCCGACGACGAAGTGCACCGCGTCGTTGAGGCGTGGAAGTTGCGTGGCGCGCCGAACTACATCGAGGACATTCTCGCCGGCGCCGATGAAGGCGGTGGCGGTTCGTTCGAAGGTGGCGGTGGCGGCGAGGGCAGCGAAGGCAGCGAGGACGATCCGCTCTATGACGAGGCCGTGCGCTTCGTGACCGAAAGCCGCCGGGCCTCCATCTCTGCGGTGCAGCGCAAGCTGAAGATCGGCTACAACCGCGCCGCGCGGATGATCGAGGCGATGGAAATGGCCGGTGTGGTCACCGCGATGAATACCAATGGCTCGCGCGAAGTGATCGCGCCGGCCCCGATCCGTGATTGA
- the aat gene encoding leucyl/phenylalanyl-tRNA--protein transferase, whose translation MLKWLSRDNFEFPPLEKALHEPNGLLAAGGDLNPKRLIQAYRHGCFPWYQDGQPILWWSPDPRTVLLPEELHVSRSLAKFIRQQQYQVTIDQAFEQVIHGCAGPREYADGTWITTPMQDAYCQLHRLGIAHSAEAWHGNELVGGLYGLAIGRLFFGESMFSRADNASKVAFVTLVQRLKAAGFVLIDCQMPTQHLHSFGARAISRREFASYLRRHLDETPSQDWTSQADLPSLS comes from the coding sequence ATGCTCAAGTGGCTTTCCCGCGACAATTTCGAGTTCCCGCCCCTGGAAAAGGCCTTGCATGAGCCCAACGGCCTGCTCGCAGCCGGAGGCGACCTCAACCCCAAGCGCCTGATCCAGGCATACCGCCACGGCTGCTTCCCTTGGTATCAGGATGGCCAGCCAATCCTCTGGTGGTCACCCGATCCGCGCACCGTATTGCTCCCCGAGGAACTGCACGTCTCCCGCAGCCTCGCCAAGTTCATCCGTCAACAGCAATACCAGGTCACCATCGACCAGGCTTTCGAACAGGTCATCCACGGCTGCGCCGGTCCACGCGAGTATGCCGACGGCACCTGGATCACCACGCCCATGCAGGACGCCTACTGCCAACTGCATCGCCTGGGCATCGCTCATTCGGCAGAGGCCTGGCACGGCAACGAGCTGGTGGGCGGCCTCTACGGCCTGGCCATTGGTCGCCTGTTCTTCGGCGAGTCCATGTTCAGCCGCGCCGACAACGCCTCCAAGGTAGCTTTCGTGACGCTCGTGCAGCGCCTCAAGGCCGCCGGGTTCGTGCTGATCGACTGCCAGATGCCGACCCAGCACCTGCACAGCTTCGGCGCCCGCGCCATTTCCCGCCGCGAATTCGCCAGTTACCTGCGCCGTCATCTCGACGAAACACCTTCGCAGGACTGGACTTCGCAGGCGGACCTGCCCAGCCTGTCTTAA
- the clpS gene encoding ATP-dependent Clp protease adapter ClpS — protein sequence MHASSQIRLTFNQDRPDPLEDDGTGLAVEESKPALKPPSMYRVIMFNDDYTPMDFVVEVLELYFNMNREQATKVMLTVHTQGKANCGSFTRDVAETKAMQVNQYARESQHPLLCEIEIEG from the coding sequence ATGCATGCAAGTAGCCAGATTCGACTAACATTCAATCAGGACCGCCCGGATCCATTGGAAGACGATGGGACGGGGCTGGCGGTTGAGGAATCCAAACCGGCCCTGAAGCCCCCGTCCATGTATCGGGTCATCATGTTCAACGATGACTACACCCCGATGGATTTCGTGGTTGAGGTGCTGGAGCTGTACTTCAACATGAACCGAGAGCAGGCAACCAAGGTCATGTTGACTGTGCATACCCAAGGCAAGGCGAACTGCGGGTCCTTTACCCGCGATGTCGCGGAAACCAAAGCCATGCAGGTCAATCAATATGCGAGGGAGAGCCAACATCCACTGTTGTGCGAAATTGAGATAGAAGGTTGA
- the clpA gene encoding ATP-dependent Clp protease ATP-binding subunit ClpA has translation MLNRELEVTLNLAFKEARAKRHEFMTVEHLLLALLDNEAAATVLRACGANLDKLRRDLQEFIDSTTPLIPQHDEDRETQPTLGFQRVLQRAVFHVQSSGKREVTGANVLVAIFSEQESQAVFLLKQQSVARIDVVNYIAHGISKVPGHAEHQDSEQDMQDEEGGESSTSSHPLDAYASNLNDLARQGRIDPLVGRESEVERVAQILARRRKNNPLLVGEAGVGKTAIAEGLAKRIVDGQVPDLLSDSVVYSLDLGALLAGTKYRGDFEKRFKALLNELRKRPHAVLFIDEIHTIIGAGAASGGVMDASNLLKPLLSSGEIRCIGSTTFQEFRGIFEKDRALARRFQKVDVTEPSVEDTFGILKGLKPRFEQHHHIEYSDEALRAAAELAARYINDRHMPDKAIDVIDEAGAYQRLQPEEKRVKRIEVPQVEDIVAKIARIPPKHVSSSDKELLRNLERDLKLTVFGQAAAIESLSTAIKLSRAGLKSPDKPVGSFLFSGPTGVGKTEVARQLAKALGVELVRFDMSEYMERHTVSRLIGAPPGYVGFDQGGLLTEAITKTPHCVLLLDEIEKAHPEVFNLLLQVMDHGTLTDNNGRKADFRNVILIMTTNAGAETAARASIGFTQQDHTSDAMEVIKKSFTPEFRNRLDTIIQFGRLSHETIKSIVDKFLTELQAQLEDKHVQIEVSDTARGWLADKGYDPQMGARPMARLIQDKIKRPLAEEILFGELAEHGGVAHVDLKDGELAFEFEVIAAEPA, from the coding sequence ATGTTGAATCGAGAGCTCGAAGTCACCCTCAATCTCGCCTTCAAGGAGGCGCGGGCGAAGCGGCATGAGTTCATGACCGTTGAGCACTTGCTGTTGGCGCTTCTTGATAATGAAGCCGCCGCGACGGTCCTGAGGGCGTGCGGTGCGAACCTGGACAAGCTGCGGCGCGATCTGCAGGAGTTCATCGACTCGACCACGCCGCTGATTCCCCAGCACGACGAAGACCGCGAGACCCAGCCGACCCTGGGCTTCCAGCGTGTTCTGCAGCGTGCGGTATTCCACGTGCAGAGTTCCGGCAAGCGCGAAGTCACCGGCGCCAATGTTCTGGTCGCGATCTTCAGCGAGCAGGAAAGCCAGGCGGTGTTCCTGCTCAAGCAGCAGAGCGTCGCGCGGATCGACGTGGTCAACTACATCGCCCATGGCATCTCCAAGGTGCCGGGCCATGCCGAGCATCAGGACAGCGAGCAGGACATGCAGGACGAGGAGGGCGGCGAGTCCTCCACTTCCAGCCATCCGCTGGATGCCTATGCCAGCAACCTGAACGACCTGGCGCGCCAGGGGCGTATCGACCCGCTGGTCGGTCGTGAGTCGGAGGTCGAGCGCGTGGCGCAGATCCTGGCTCGTCGCCGCAAGAACAACCCGCTGCTGGTGGGCGAGGCCGGGGTCGGCAAGACCGCCATTGCCGAAGGCCTGGCCAAGCGCATTGTCGACGGCCAGGTGCCGGACCTGCTGTCCGACAGCGTTGTCTACTCCCTGGACCTGGGCGCGCTGCTGGCGGGCACCAAATACCGCGGCGACTTCGAGAAACGCTTCAAGGCGCTGCTCAACGAGCTGCGCAAGCGTCCACATGCGGTGCTGTTCATCGACGAAATCCACACCATCATCGGCGCCGGTGCGGCATCGGGTGGCGTGATGGATGCGTCCAACCTGCTCAAGCCGCTGCTGTCGTCCGGCGAGATCCGCTGTATCGGCTCCACGACCTTCCAGGAGTTCCGTGGCATCTTCGAGAAGGATCGTGCGCTGGCCCGTCGCTTCCAGAAGGTCGACGTCACCGAACCGTCCGTCGAGGATACCTTCGGCATCCTGAAAGGCCTGAAGCCGCGCTTCGAGCAGCACCACCACATCGAGTACAGCGATGAAGCGCTGCGTGCCGCCGCCGAGCTGGCCGCCCGCTATATCAATGACCGGCACATGCCGGACAAGGCCATCGACGTGATCGACGAGGCGGGTGCCTATCAGCGCCTGCAGCCGGAAGAGAAGCGCGTGAAGCGCATCGAAGTGCCTCAGGTCGAGGATATCGTCGCGAAAATTGCGCGGATTCCGCCGAAGCACGTCTCCAGCTCGGATAAAGAGCTGCTGCGCAACCTCGAACGCGACCTGAAGCTGACCGTATTCGGCCAGGCGGCGGCGATCGAATCGCTGTCCACCGCCATCAAGCTGTCACGTGCCGGTCTCAAGTCGCCGGACAAACCGGTCGGTTCCTTCCTGTTCTCCGGTCCGACCGGGGTGGGCAAGACCGAGGTGGCTCGCCAGCTGGCCAAGGCGCTGGGCGTCGAGCTCGTGCGCTTCGACATGTCCGAGTACATGGAGCGGCATACCGTGTCCCGTCTGATCGGCGCGCCTCCGGGCTACGTCGGTTTCGATCAGGGCGGCCTGCTGACCGAAGCGATCACCAAGACGCCGCACTGCGTGCTGCTGCTGGACGAGATCGAGAAGGCGCACCCGGAAGTCTTCAACCTGCTGCTGCAGGTGATGGATCACGGCACCCTGACCGACAACAACGGACGCAAGGCGGACTTCCGCAACGTCATCCTGATCATGACCACCAACGCTGGTGCGGAAACCGCGGCGCGGGCCTCCATTGGCTTCACGCAGCAGGATCACACCAGTGACGCGATGGAAGTGATCAAGAAGAGCTTTACGCCGGAGTTCCGCAACCGCCTGGATACCATCATCCAGTTCGGTCGGCTCAGTCACGAGACCATCAAGAGCATCGTCGACAAGTTCCTCACCGAGCTGCAGGCGCAGTTGGAGGACAAGCACGTGCAGATCGAAGTCAGCGATACGGCGCGAGGCTGGTTGGCGGACAAGGGCTACGATCCGCAGATGGGGGCTCGTCCGATGGCTCGGCTCATCCAGGACAAGATCAAGCGGCCGTTGGCCGAGGAGATCCTGTTCGGCGAGCTTGCCGAGCACGGTGGTGTGGCCCATGTGGATCTGAAGGATGGCGAACTGGCCTTCGAGTTCGAGGTGATCGCCGCAGAACCCGCCTGA
- a CDS encoding arginyltransferase: protein MTELARLKFYATQPHPCSYLPEEQATTLFLDPSQPMDAQLYASLSEVGFRRSGEHLYRPHCQHCTACIPARIPAAGFQPSRQQKRIIKRNTDLEVIRKRPAFTEEYYALYMRYIEQRHADGDMYPPSRDQFATFLVRDLPFSCFFEFRLQGRLLAVAVTDVLPNGLSAVYTFYDPDEERRSLGRYAILWQIGETERLSLHAVYLGYWIKNCRKMNYKTQYRPIELFVNQRWVALN, encoded by the coding sequence ATGACCGAGCTCGCCCGCCTGAAGTTTTACGCCACACAACCGCATCCGTGCAGCTATCTGCCCGAAGAGCAGGCCACCACCCTGTTCCTCGACCCCAGTCAGCCCATGGACGCGCAGTTGTATGCCTCGCTGTCCGAGGTAGGCTTCCGGCGCAGCGGCGAACACCTGTACCGGCCCCATTGCCAACATTGCACGGCGTGCATCCCGGCGCGCATCCCGGCCGCCGGCTTCCAGCCGAGCCGCCAGCAGAAACGCATCATCAAGCGCAATACCGACCTGGAAGTGATCCGCAAGCGCCCCGCCTTCACCGAGGAGTACTACGCGCTGTACATGCGCTACATCGAGCAGCGCCATGCCGATGGCGACATGTACCCGCCCAGCCGCGACCAGTTCGCCACCTTCCTGGTACGCGACCTGCCGTTCAGCTGCTTCTTCGAGTTTCGCCTGCAGGGCCGCCTGCTCGCCGTAGCGGTGACGGATGTGCTGCCCAACGGCCTCTCCGCGGTCTACACCTTTTATGATCCGGACGAAGAGCGCCGCAGCCTGGGCCGCTACGCTATCCTATGGCAGATCGGCGAGACCGAGCGACTGAGCCTGCATGCGGTCTATCTCGGCTACTGGATCAAGAATTGCCGCAAGATGAACTACAAAACCCAGTACCGGCCAATCGAGCTGTTCGTGAACCAGCGCTGGGTGGCCCTGAACTGA
- the infA gene encoding translation initiation factor IF-1, with the protein MSKEDSFEMEGTVVDTLPNTMFRVELENGHVVTAHISGKMRKNYIRILTGDKVRVELTPYDLSKGRITYRAR; encoded by the coding sequence ATGTCGAAAGAAGACAGCTTCGAAATGGAAGGCACTGTCGTCGACACCCTGCCCAACACCATGTTCCGCGTGGAGTTGGAAAACGGGCACGTCGTTACCGCGCACATCTCCGGGAAGATGCGCAAGAATTACATCCGCATCCTGACCGGCGACAAAGTTCGCGTAGAACTGACGCCCTACGACCTGTCCAAGGGTCGTATCACCTACCGCGCTCGCTGA
- the lolA gene encoding outer membrane lipoprotein chaperone LolA: MRLIRLLFVAALAVAGVQAHADDAAAQRLSGMLGKAQTMTARFSQLTLDGSGTRLQETAGTLGLKRPGLFRWHTDAPNEQLLISNGEKIWLYDPDLEQVTIQKLDQRLTQTPALLLSGDISKIGESFDITAKDGGNVVDFTLKPKAKDTLFDSLRISFRSGVVNDMQLIDSVGQRTNILFFDVKMNEPMDAKQFVFDVPKGVDVIQE, encoded by the coding sequence ATGCGTCTGATCCGCCTGTTGTTCGTTGCTGCGCTGGCTGTTGCCGGCGTCCAGGCCCATGCCGACGATGCCGCCGCCCAGCGCCTGAGCGGGATGCTCGGCAAGGCCCAGACCATGACCGCGCGCTTCTCCCAGCTGACCCTGGATGGCAGCGGCACTCGTCTGCAGGAAACCGCCGGCACCCTGGGGCTCAAGCGCCCCGGCCTGTTCCGTTGGCACACCGACGCGCCGAACGAGCAGTTGCTCATCTCCAACGGCGAGAAGATCTGGCTGTACGACCCGGATCTGGAGCAAGTGACCATCCAGAAGCTCGACCAGCGCCTGACCCAGACGCCGGCCCTGTTGCTCTCCGGTGACATCTCGAAGATCGGTGAGAGCTTCGACATCACCGCGAAGGACGGCGGCAACGTAGTCGACTTCACACTCAAGCCCAAGGCCAAGGACACCCTGTTCGACAGCCTGCGGATTTCCTTCCGCAGCGGCGTGGTGAACGACATGCAGCTGATCGACAGCGTCGGCCAGCGCACCAATATCCTGTTCTTCGACGTGAAGATGAACGAGCCGATGGATGCCAAGCAGTTTGTCTTCGACGTGCCCAAGGGCGTCGACGTCATCCAGGAATGA
- the cspD gene encoding cold shock domain-containing protein CspD produces MLSGKVKWFNNAKGYGFILADGRDEDLFAHYSAIQMDGYKTLKAGQPVSFEILQGPKGLHAVNIQPVNANASTPSTQTAPSSEVQNLTAEA; encoded by the coding sequence ATGCTTAGCGGTAAGGTCAAGTGGTTCAACAACGCCAAGGGCTACGGTTTCATCCTGGCTGACGGCCGAGATGAGGACCTGTTTGCTCACTACTCGGCAATCCAGATGGATGGCTACAAGACACTCAAGGCCGGCCAACCCGTCAGTTTCGAGATCCTGCAAGGTCCGAAGGGGTTGCACGCGGTGAACATCCAACCCGTCAACGCCAATGCATCGACCCCGTCCACACAGACTGCTCCGAGCAGC